A region of Roseobacter litoralis Och 149 DNA encodes the following proteins:
- the pdeM gene encoding ligase-associated DNA damage response endonuclease PdeM — translation MNFYDFSFCGITLRAMPSGALFWPDENLLCVSDLHLGKSERVARRSGQTLPPYETRDTLARLGDDLAQTGARIVICLGDSFDDVTAAENLTEEDRHWLMRLQAGRHWIWIEGNHDPGPVEFGGQHVHQLVHKDLTFRHIADPGQHAEISGHYHPKVQLQTRGRMISRPAFLVDDRRLVMPAYGTYTGGLRTNHQALDQLMGPHALAILTGPVPTCVPMPR, via the coding sequence ATGAACTTTTACGATTTCTCCTTTTGTGGCATTACGCTCAGGGCGATGCCTTCGGGCGCGCTTTTCTGGCCGGACGAGAACCTACTCTGCGTTTCTGATCTTCATCTGGGAAAGTCCGAGCGGGTGGCGCGGCGCAGCGGGCAAACCCTGCCACCTTATGAGACGCGCGACACACTTGCGCGACTAGGGGATGATCTGGCCCAAACCGGTGCCCGGATCGTCATCTGTCTGGGCGATAGTTTTGATGACGTTACGGCCGCTGAAAACCTGACAGAAGAGGATCGCCACTGGCTGATGCGGCTGCAAGCGGGGCGGCACTGGATCTGGATTGAGGGCAATCATGACCCGGGCCCGGTTGAATTTGGCGGGCAGCATGTGCATCAATTGGTGCATAAAGACCTGACCTTTCGCCATATCGCTGACCCCGGTCAACACGCTGAGATTTCCGGGCATTATCATCCCAAAGTTCAGCTTCAGACCAGAGGGCGCATGATTTCACGCCCGGCTTTTCTGGTTGATGACAGACGCCTCGTGATGCCGGCTTACGGGACATATACGGGCGGGCTGCGTACAAATCACCAAGCGCTTGACCAACTGATGGGCCCGCATGCTCTTGCAATTCTGACCGGCCCGGTGCCCACTTGTGTTCCAATGCCACGATAG
- a CDS encoding ligase-associated DNA damage response DEXH box helicase, giving the protein MTGVPQQFTDWFASKGWQIHPHQLDMLARADDPALLLIAPTGGGKTLAGFLPTLIDLATAPRDGLHTLYISPLKALAADIKRNLTTPVTEMNLPIRVEDRTGDTSATRKKRQRADPPHILLTTPESLALLTSYEDAPRMFKGLRRVVVDEIHALAESKRGDQLMLALGRLQRLCPDLRRVGLSATVDDPQAIAQLLAKHPDPCEILLADPGPAPDISMLTTPEAPPWSGGNAAYAIPAVLAQVKAHKTTLIFHNTRAQAEIFFHNLWLANEDGLPIGIHHGSLDRQQREKVEAAMVRGDLRAIVCTGSLDLGIDWGDVDLVIQIGAPKNVKRLVQRIGRANHRYNAPSKALLVPANRFEVVECHAALDAVYAGQLDGEPRGRGPRDVLCQHILITACAGPFDADALYGEVITVGAYADLTRAEFDACLTFCATGGYALRAYDQWQRLMQNADGLWHLRDPRAAQKIRMNIGTIQDTDTLKVRLQRSRGGKPLGEIEEGFAATLTPGDTFLIGGQIVRYEGLREMTVEVSRNAAKKPKVATFLGTKFATSMQLSARVVEIFQDTDWPYLPAHTADWLALQRKRSQLPAPGRLLIESFPHDGRAQTVVYGFAGRNGQQTLGLLLTKRMEEMGLDPLGFVATDYATLIWGLQPVTDPAPLFDLEALETGLETWLAGNAVMKRTFRASATIAGLIQRNTPTARKSGRQATFSSDILYDTLQKYDPDHLLLEITHEEALRGLVDFGRIKEMAERVAGRIDHVTLPRVSPLSAPMLLEMGRVPVKGAAEERLLAEEAERLMHAAGLAQITPPPSDKPKWRVGW; this is encoded by the coding sequence ATGACCGGCGTACCACAACAATTTACCGATTGGTTCGCCTCAAAGGGCTGGCAAATCCATCCGCATCAGCTTGACATGCTGGCGCGCGCGGATGATCCGGCGTTACTGCTCATTGCGCCCACGGGCGGCGGCAAAACACTGGCGGGTTTTCTTCCGACACTGATTGATCTGGCCACTGCGCCACGGGATGGATTGCACACGCTTTATATCTCTCCTCTCAAAGCCCTGGCGGCAGACATAAAGCGCAACCTGACAACCCCTGTGACTGAGATGAACCTGCCCATCCGGGTTGAGGACCGAACAGGTGACACATCGGCCACGCGCAAGAAGCGTCAGCGCGCTGACCCCCCGCATATTCTGCTGACAACACCCGAAAGCCTTGCGTTGCTGACAAGTTACGAGGATGCGCCGCGCATGTTCAAAGGGCTGCGGCGCGTTGTGGTGGATGAGATACACGCACTGGCAGAATCCAAACGTGGCGATCAGTTGATGCTGGCGTTGGGTCGCCTGCAGCGGCTTTGCCCGGACCTGCGCCGGGTGGGTCTGTCTGCGACCGTCGATGATCCGCAGGCCATTGCACAGCTTCTGGCAAAACACCCCGACCCCTGCGAGATTTTGCTGGCCGATCCCGGCCCTGCCCCGGACATCTCCATGCTGACCACGCCCGAGGCGCCGCCTTGGTCGGGCGGCAATGCGGCCTATGCCATTCCGGCGGTGCTGGCGCAGGTCAAGGCGCACAAAACGACGCTGATTTTTCACAATACCCGCGCGCAGGCCGAGATTTTCTTTCACAATCTGTGGCTTGCCAATGAGGACGGACTGCCGATCGGCATCCATCACGGATCGCTGGATCGCCAACAGCGCGAAAAGGTCGAAGCGGCGATGGTGCGGGGCGATCTGCGCGCAATTGTCTGTACCGGCAGTCTTGATCTGGGGATCGACTGGGGCGATGTGGATCTTGTCATACAGATCGGCGCACCCAAGAACGTCAAACGTCTGGTGCAGCGGATCGGACGGGCAAATCACCGCTACAACGCCCCGTCCAAGGCGCTGCTGGTTCCAGCGAACCGGTTTGAAGTTGTCGAATGCCACGCCGCTCTGGATGCGGTTTACGCCGGGCAGCTTGATGGCGAGCCACGCGGACGCGGGCCGCGCGATGTCTTGTGCCAACATATCCTCATCACTGCCTGCGCAGGGCCCTTTGATGCGGATGCGCTTTATGGTGAAGTGATCACCGTCGGGGCCTACGCTGACCTCACCCGCGCAGAATTCGACGCTTGCCTGACGTTCTGTGCAACGGGCGGGTATGCGCTGCGCGCCTATGATCAGTGGCAGCGTCTGATGCAGAATGCTGACGGGTTGTGGCATCTGCGCGACCCGCGCGCGGCGCAGAAAATCCGCATGAACATCGGCACGATACAGGACACGGACACGCTGAAAGTGCGCCTGCAACGCAGCCGTGGCGGCAAACCCTTGGGAGAGATCGAAGAAGGGTTCGCAGCAACGCTGACGCCCGGCGATACCTTTTTGATCGGCGGACAGATCGTGCGCTACGAGGGTTTGCGCGAAATGACAGTTGAGGTCAGCCGCAACGCTGCCAAAAAGCCCAAAGTCGCCACGTTCCTCGGAACAAAATTTGCAACCTCTATGCAACTCAGTGCCCGCGTTGTCGAAATATTTCAGGACACTGACTGGCCCTATTTGCCCGCGCATACAGCCGACTGGCTCGCACTACAACGCAAACGCAGTCAGTTGCCAGCACCGGGGCGTCTGCTGATCGAAAGCTTTCCGCATGACGGGCGCGCGCAGACTGTGGTTTACGGCTTTGCCGGGCGAAACGGGCAACAGACCCTTGGCCTTTTGCTGACCAAACGCATGGAGGAGATGGGGCTCGACCCGTTGGGGTTTGTCGCGACCGATTATGCGACGCTGATCTGGGGGCTGCAACCTGTCACGGACCCCGCACCGCTGTTCGACCTTGAAGCGCTTGAAACCGGGCTGGAGACTTGGCTGGCGGGCAACGCCGTCATGAAGCGGACCTTCCGCGCCAGCGCAACGATTGCCGGGCTGATCCAGCGCAACACACCAACAGCGCGCAAATCAGGCCGGCAAGCGACCTTCAGTTCGGATATTCTCTATGACACATTGCAAAAGTATGATCCGGATCATCTTTTACTGGAAATTACCCACGAGGAAGCCTTGCGCGGCTTGGTCGATTTTGGCCGGATCAAGGAGATGGCGGAGCGCGTTGCAGGTCGCATCGACCATGTAACCCTGCCCCGCGTCAGCCCGCTTTCAGCGCCCATGCTGTTGGAAATGGGTCGCGTTCCCGTCAAGGGCGCGGCTGAGGAACGGCTGCTCGCCGAAGAAGCCGAGCGTCTTATGCACGCCGCGGGTCTGGCACAGATCACACCGCCGCCGAGCGACAAACCGAAATGGCGCGTCGGCTGGTAA
- a CDS encoding ATPase: protein MNMHTTDVMSPPAPSRLVDMKLSTVMMRDIILKTMFRKNVDVVSELSATVCLPVPVTQELVDLARGQQLLEATGTLNANNGDEMGYQLTEQGKARALDALAQSEYFGPMPVPLDVYRAQVKRQSIRNIMVTKGQLTEAMGHLVLPNDLLGQLGPAVSAGRSILMYGPPGNGKSSISNGIRDALGDQIYVPRAIEYAGQVITVYDPIVHVAVEDEAEDPTCLRRRTRFDKRYVKCERPTVITGGELSLNMLDLVYNPTARTYQAPLQLKSTGGIFIVDDLGRQAEPPQALVNRWIVPLEEGKDILALQSGEKFEVPFDTLVIFSTNFHPNEIFDQAALRRIFFKIKIDGPNQEDFLKIFAMMAKKRGMPLDEATLVHLLKVKYPEIDNVYANYQPIFLIDQMIAICEFEGIPYQMRPDLLDRAWANMFVKSEKIVK, encoded by the coding sequence ATGAACATGCACACCACCGACGTGATGTCGCCGCCCGCCCCAAGCAGGCTGGTCGATATGAAGCTTTCGACTGTGATGATGCGCGACATTATCCTCAAGACCATGTTTCGCAAGAACGTCGATGTGGTCAGCGAACTCAGCGCCACAGTCTGCCTGCCCGTCCCCGTCACACAGGAACTGGTTGACCTCGCCCGTGGCCAGCAATTGCTCGAAGCAACGGGGACGCTGAATGCCAACAACGGGGACGAAATGGGGTATCAGCTGACCGAACAGGGCAAAGCGCGCGCGCTGGATGCTCTGGCGCAGTCTGAATATTTCGGCCCGATGCCTGTGCCGCTGGATGTCTACCGCGCGCAGGTGAAACGGCAGTCAATCCGGAATATCATGGTCACAAAAGGCCAGTTGACCGAGGCTATGGGGCATCTTGTGCTGCCAAATGATCTCTTGGGCCAACTTGGCCCTGCGGTCTCGGCCGGTCGGTCGATCCTGATGTATGGCCCGCCCGGGAACGGCAAATCCTCGATTTCAAACGGCATTCGCGACGCGCTCGGGGATCAGATATACGTGCCGCGCGCCATCGAATACGCCGGACAGGTCATCACCGTCTATGATCCCATCGTACATGTCGCCGTTGAGGACGAAGCCGAAGACCCCACCTGCCTGCGCCGCCGCACCCGCTTTGACAAGCGCTACGTGAAATGCGAACGCCCGACGGTGATCACTGGCGGTGAGCTGTCACTCAATATGTTGGATCTGGTCTATAATCCAACGGCGCGCACCTATCAGGCCCCGCTGCAATTGAAATCGACGGGCGGCATTTTCATCGTGGATGACCTTGGCCGACAGGCAGAACCGCCGCAGGCCCTCGTCAACCGCTGGATTGTGCCGCTGGAAGAGGGCAAGGATATTCTGGCGTTGCAGTCGGGTGAAAAATTCGAAGTGCCCTTCGACACTCTGGTGATTTTTTCCACAAACTTTCACCCCAACGAAATTTTCGATCAGGCCGCTCTGCGCAGGATCTTTTTCAAAATCAAAATTGACGGTCCAAATCAGGAAGACTTCCTGAAGATATTTGCCATGATGGCCAAGAAGCGCGGGATGCCGCTGGATGAAGCGACGCTCGTGCATCTGCTCAAGGTAAAGTACCCAGAAATCGACAACGTTTATGCCAATTACCAGCCGATATTCCTGATCGATCAGATGATCGCAATTTGCGAGTTCGAAGGCATCCCCTATCAGATGCGACCCGACTTACTGGATCGCGCCTGGGCGAACATGTTCGTGAAGAGCGAAAAGATCGTGAAATAG
- a CDS encoding prepilin peptidase, producing MAFSSSAALWFLPFVLPLCLYVAYTDLALMKIINKAVVTLGAIYVILGPFVLPSIEAYLWGFAQFAIALGVGFVLNAIGAMGAGDAKFIAFAAPFIAPGDLPRVVLLFTCILLAALLTHRGARASRLRDLAPDWVSWSQGKRFPLGLALGPTLALYLCLSALNGA from the coding sequence ATGGCATTTTCGTCGAGTGCTGCGCTGTGGTTTTTGCCCTTTGTGCTGCCGCTTTGCCTTTACGTTGCCTATACCGATCTGGCGCTGATGAAGATCATCAACAAGGCGGTTGTCACACTGGGGGCCATTTACGTGATCCTTGGCCCTTTCGTCCTGCCCTCCATTGAGGCTTATCTTTGGGGGTTTGCCCAGTTTGCGATCGCACTGGGCGTTGGATTTGTACTGAATGCCATCGGGGCAATGGGCGCGGGGGATGCTAAATTCATCGCCTTCGCAGCACCCTTTATTGCACCGGGCGACCTGCCCCGCGTTGTTTTGCTTTTCACCTGTATCCTTTTGGCGGCCCTGCTCACACATCGCGGTGCGCGCGCGAGCCGATTGCGCGACCTCGCGCCCGACTGGGTCAGCTGGTCACAAGGCAAACGCTTTCCCCTCGGGCTCGCGCTTGGCCCCACCCTCGCCCTTTATCTGTGCCTTAGCGCGCTCAATGGTGCCTGA
- a CDS encoding tetratricopeptide repeat protein, with protein MRHPFVFSACIAGAIMVAGCAPKPSDEETVERAFQDVNVVDETNLSEVMLTVTDPNEAISYYQRTLQSSPDRIDLRRGLAASFVRAKRFTEAASAWEKVTELKDSTSEDSVNYADALIRSGDWDKAEKVLDTVPPTYETFKRYRLEAMMADANEEWKKADSFYETAIGLTTTPAGAFNNWGYSKLTRGDFAGAEKLFGQAIRQDTTLFTAKNNLVLARSAQRKYTLPVVPMTQSERAQLLHTMALSAVKQDDIQTGKSLLRDAIDTHPQHFEAAVRALEALERSG; from the coding sequence ATGCGCCACCCTTTCGTTTTTTCCGCCTGCATTGCAGGCGCTATAATGGTTGCCGGTTGTGCCCCAAAGCCATCGGATGAGGAAACCGTTGAACGCGCTTTTCAGGACGTCAACGTTGTCGATGAAACCAACCTATCCGAAGTCATGCTGACAGTGACCGACCCGAATGAAGCGATTTCATATTACCAGCGCACCCTGCAGAGCAGTCCCGACCGGATCGACCTGCGTCGCGGACTTGCCGCGTCTTTTGTGCGCGCGAAACGTTTCACCGAAGCAGCAAGCGCATGGGAAAAAGTTACGGAACTAAAAGACTCAACCAGCGAAGACAGCGTGAATTACGCCGACGCCCTGATCCGCAGTGGCGATTGGGACAAGGCGGAGAAGGTGCTGGACACGGTCCCCCCGACTTATGAGACATTCAAACGCTACCGCCTCGAAGCGATGATGGCAGACGCCAACGAAGAATGGAAAAAAGCCGACAGCTTTTATGAAACGGCGATCGGGCTCACCACGACACCGGCCGGTGCCTTCAACAACTGGGGTTATTCCAAACTGACGCGCGGTGATTTCGCAGGGGCGGAAAAGCTGTTTGGGCAGGCGATCCGACAGGACACCACACTGTTTACTGCCAAGAACAACCTTGTTCTGGCCCGCAGCGCACAGCGTAAATACACGCTGCCCGTGGTACCGATGACACAATCAGAACGCGCGCAACTGCTGCATACGATGGCGCTGTCGGCGGTCAAACAGGATGATATCCAAACCGGCAAAAGCCTGCTGCGCGACGCGATTGACACGCACCCGCAACACTTTGAAGCCGCCGTGCGTGCGCTGGAAGCCCTGGAAAGAAGCGGCTGA
- a CDS encoding tetratricopeptide repeat protein, with protein sequence MKTAKRRAFAFATFAIAGLAACENTSSPSLPEDQVMAPGVDLRAAAKQDSSEAVEAGHRLIAAGEYELALRAFNRAALSRGALDAEILSGLGTANLGLGRLGQAEELLRRAVRDDAAQPVDYNNLGVLLMEQGKTNEALQYFRRAFALSNGENIAIRDNLRLVLAKTENSATLEPEKSSEYKLVRRGNSDFIIRPTP encoded by the coding sequence ATGAAAACAGCAAAACGGCGGGCTTTTGCCTTTGCCACCTTTGCGATCGCTGGATTGGCCGCGTGTGAAAACACAAGCAGCCCGTCGCTGCCTGAAGATCAGGTCATGGCACCGGGGGTTGATCTGCGCGCGGCGGCCAAACAGGACAGTTCAGAGGCGGTCGAAGCCGGGCACAGGTTGATTGCGGCCGGGGAATACGAACTTGCCCTGCGCGCCTTCAACCGTGCAGCTCTCAGTCGCGGCGCGTTGGATGCCGAAATCCTGTCCGGTCTGGGCACCGCCAATCTGGGCCTCGGCCGGCTCGGACAGGCCGAAGAATTGCTGCGGCGGGCTGTGCGTGACGATGCGGCACAGCCTGTGGATTACAACAATCTTGGCGTTTTATTGATGGAACAGGGCAAGACCAACGAGGCATTGCAGTATTTTCGCCGCGCCTTCGCACTCAGCAATGGCGAAAACATCGCAATCCGGGATAATCTGCGCTTGGTACTCGCAAAAACAGAAAATTCTGCTACGCTTGAGCCTGAGAAAAGCAGCGAATACAAATTGGTCCGCCGCGGAAACAGCGATTTTATCATCCGCCCGACACCATAA
- a CDS encoding type II secretion system F family protein: protein MGFLNNINALIVEFLGPLGPIILLGTLGLIMIGVTVALMLAQPEDPMEKLKKQIQTPGSSAPEQRLRQGERNEQLQKFASFLEPQDVAELSARQLMLRQAGYQSQDAVRFFHFAQFALGLAGLLLAFVYLNLLGHGEGFTTQKMMIYTIIPGAVGYYLPVYWVRRRVDTRKDEITRGFPDSLDMMLVCVEAGQSLDQCIVRVSKELHASYPALAQEFDVVAYEMKAGKDKTTVLNDFGERCGVQDVSSFVTVLNQSQQFGTSIAEALRVYAGEMRDKRVMRAEEAANKLPTKMTLATMMLTVPPLLIILVGPSVHGITQLGNLGAGQ, encoded by the coding sequence ATGGGTTTTTTAAACAATATCAACGCTTTGATTGTCGAATTTCTTGGCCCCCTTGGCCCCATTATCCTGCTGGGCACGCTGGGTCTGATCATGATCGGTGTGACTGTGGCCCTGATGCTGGCCCAACCTGAAGACCCGATGGAAAAGCTGAAAAAACAGATACAGACCCCAGGTTCAAGCGCGCCGGAACAACGCCTGCGTCAGGGGGAGCGCAATGAACAGTTGCAGAAATTTGCGTCTTTTCTCGAACCACAGGACGTCGCCGAACTGAGCGCGCGGCAATTGATGCTGCGCCAGGCCGGGTATCAAAGTCAGGACGCTGTCCGCTTTTTCCATTTTGCACAATTCGCCCTTGGTCTTGCGGGGCTGCTGCTGGCTTTTGTCTACCTCAACCTGCTGGGCCATGGTGAGGGGTTCACCACGCAGAAAATGATGATCTATACGATCATTCCCGGCGCGGTGGGGTATTATCTGCCGGTCTACTGGGTGCGACGCCGGGTCGATACCCGCAAGGATGAGATCACACGCGGCTTCCCCGACAGCCTTGATATGATGCTGGTCTGTGTCGAGGCGGGCCAGTCGCTGGATCAGTGTATCGTGCGTGTCTCCAAGGAATTGCATGCCTCCTACCCCGCCCTCGCGCAGGAATTTGATGTTGTGGCCTATGAGATGAAGGCGGGTAAGGACAAAACCACCGTGCTGAACGATTTTGGTGAACGCTGCGGTGTGCAGGATGTGTCGTCCTTTGTAACCGTGCTGAACCAATCCCAGCAATTCGGCACATCCATCGCCGAGGCCCTGCGCGTTTATGCGGGTGAAATGCGCGACAAACGCGTGATGCGCGCCGAAGAGGCCGCAAACAAGTTGCCAACCAAGATGACCCTTGCCACTATGATGCTGACCGTTCCGCCCCTGCTGATCATTCTGGTTGGCCCATCGGTGCACGGGATCACACAACTGGGGAATCTGGGCGCCGGACAATGA
- a CDS encoding type II secretion system F family protein, giving the protein MSPEPIIYGLIFIGVLVLVEGLYLVTFGKSISLNSRVNRRLEMLDKGTGRDEVLEKLRKEMQQHMKSKSIPLYSLLGEKAQKAAIAFTPSQLVMIMGVLAVVAFLGLSVGTESSLPVRIMMSIGIGVGAVYFWVSSKANKRLAMIEEQLPDAVELMVRSLRVGHPFSSAVQIVSKEVQDPLASEMGVIADESAYGRDVGDALKEMAERLDMQDLRFLAVAVNIQQTSGGNLAEILAGLAKVIRARFRLFRRVKAITAEAKWSGKFLSAFPVVALIVINVGDPNYYDAVRDHAYFIPACFLVGVFLALNLFVMRILTDIKV; this is encoded by the coding sequence ATGAGCCCAGAACCCATCATCTATGGCCTGATCTTCATCGGCGTGCTCGTTCTGGTCGAGGGTCTTTATCTGGTGACCTTCGGCAAATCCATCAGCCTGAACAGCCGGGTGAACCGCAGACTTGAGATGCTGGACAAGGGCACGGGCCGCGACGAAGTGCTGGAAAAGCTGCGCAAGGAAATGCAGCAGCACATGAAATCAAAGTCGATCCCGCTCTATTCCCTGCTCGGTGAAAAGGCGCAAAAGGCGGCGATTGCCTTTACCCCAAGCCAGCTGGTCATGATCATGGGCGTGCTCGCGGTCGTCGCTTTTCTGGGCCTCAGCGTGGGCACGGAATCATCCCTGCCCGTGCGGATCATGATGTCCATCGGCATTGGTGTGGGTGCGGTCTATTTCTGGGTCTCCAGCAAGGCCAACAAGCGTCTTGCCATGATCGAAGAACAACTGCCCGACGCGGTTGAACTGATGGTCCGCTCCCTGCGGGTCGGGCATCCGTTCTCCTCAGCGGTGCAAATCGTCTCCAAGGAGGTGCAGGACCCGCTGGCGTCGGAAATGGGTGTTATCGCGGATGAAAGTGCGTATGGGCGCGATGTCGGTGACGCCCTCAAGGAAATGGCGGAGCGTCTGGACATGCAGGATCTGCGCTTTCTGGCGGTTGCGGTGAACATCCAACAGACATCCGGCGGCAACCTTGCGGAAATCCTCGCCGGGCTGGCCAAGGTGATCCGGGCGCGCTTTCGCCTCTTTCGCCGGGTCAAGGCCATCACCGCCGAGGCAAAATGGTCAGGCAAGTTCCTCTCTGCGTTTCCGGTCGTTGCGCTGATTGTGATCAATGTTGGCGATCCGAATTACTATGACGCGGTGCGCGATCATGCGTATTTCATCCCCGCCTGTTTCCTTGTGGGCGTCTTCCTCGCACTGAACCTTTTCGTCATGCGCATCCTGACCGATATCAAAGTATAG
- a CDS encoding CpaF family protein, whose amino-acid sequence MFSKYKKAKAEMPVGLDASIQKAPPGDAPDNTAVQNVMRKAPQAAPAQVAQMDKERKRKERMGEIKLDLHHVLLDSLNLSALEHATEQDLRQEISAITSEHLQAQSIVLNREDRQTLTSELYDEVTGLGPLETLLKDDTVNDILVNGPQQIFVERDGKLQLTDVIFKDERHLLRIIDKIVSAVGRRVDESNPYVDARLKDGSRFNAMVPPVAVDGSLVSIRKFKKDKLGIDDLVHFGAFTEEMAAYLQAAVATRLNIIVSGGTGSGKTTTLNALSSFIDNAERILTIEDTAELQLQQTHVGRMESRPPNVEGKGEVSPRDCLKNALRMRPDRIIVGETRGEEVIDMLQAMNTGHDGSMTTIHANSARDGVSRLENMIAMAGIEMPLKAVRSQISSAVNLIVQASRLQDGSRRMTSITEVTGMEGEVISMQEIFRYQRVGLTPENKIIGHYTATGVRSAYAERFRMWGYDLPASIYEPTAAQ is encoded by the coding sequence ATGTTCTCAAAATACAAAAAAGCCAAAGCAGAAATGCCTGTCGGGCTGGATGCCTCAATCCAGAAAGCACCACCGGGCGACGCCCCGGACAACACGGCTGTGCAAAACGTCATGCGCAAGGCACCACAGGCTGCCCCGGCGCAGGTGGCCCAGATGGACAAAGAACGCAAACGCAAAGAGCGGATGGGCGAGATCAAGCTAGACCTGCATCACGTGCTGCTCGACAGCCTCAACCTTTCTGCGCTTGAACATGCAACCGAACAGGATTTGCGTCAAGAAATCAGCGCCATCACCAGCGAACACCTGCAAGCCCAGAGCATCGTTCTCAACCGCGAAGACCGCCAGACGCTGACATCCGAACTCTATGATGAGGTCACAGGGCTCGGGCCCCTTGAGACGCTTTTGAAAGATGACACGGTCAACGATATTCTGGTCAACGGGCCCCAGCAAATTTTTGTGGAGCGGGATGGCAAACTGCAACTCACAGACGTTATCTTCAAGGATGAACGCCACCTGCTGCGCATTATCGACAAGATCGTCTCGGCCGTTGGTCGGCGCGTCGATGAAAGCAACCCCTACGTGGATGCGCGCCTTAAGGATGGGTCGCGGTTTAACGCGATGGTCCCACCCGTGGCCGTTGACGGCAGCCTCGTGTCGATCCGGAAATTCAAGAAAGACAAGCTGGGCATTGATGATCTGGTGCACTTCGGCGCCTTTACCGAAGAGATGGCCGCCTATCTGCAGGCGGCCGTAGCGACGCGCCTCAACATCATTGTCTCGGGCGGAACGGGTTCGGGAAAAACCACAACCCTGAATGCCCTGTCGTCCTTCATCGACAACGCGGAACGTATTCTGACCATCGAGGACACGGCGGAACTGCAATTGCAGCAGACCCATGTGGGTCGCATGGAAAGTCGCCCGCCCAACGTCGAGGGCAAGGGCGAAGTTTCCCCCCGTGATTGCCTCAAGAACGCTCTGCGGATGCGGCCTGATCGCATCATTGTGGGCGAGACACGCGGCGAAGAGGTGATTGATATGCTGCAGGCGATGAACACGGGCCACGATGGATCAATGACGACGATCCACGCGAACTCTGCCCGCGACGGGGTGTCTCGACTGGAAAACATGATCGCCATGGCCGGGATCGAAATGCCGCTCAAAGCGGTGCGCAGTCAGATCTCATCGGCGGTTAATCTGATTGTTCAGGCCTCGCGCCTGCAGGACGGATCACGCCGTATGACTTCGATCACCGAAGTAACGGGGATGGAGGGCGAAGTCATCTCGATGCAGGAAATTTTCCGCTATCAGCGCGTGGGGCTCACACCGGAAAACAAGATCATCGGTCATTACACGGCCACCGGCGTGCGTAGCGCATACGCCGAACGCTTCCGTATGTGGGGCTACGATTTGCCAGCTTCCATCTATGAACCCACCGCGGCCCAGTAG